One segment of Castanea sativa cultivar Marrone di Chiusa Pesio chromosome 3, ASM4071231v1 DNA contains the following:
- the LOC142629154 gene encoding uncharacterized protein LOC142629154, whose product MSLLVWNCCGLDNLRTKDQFAELAHLLNGINILRVTPCGKDLTELWLLMIGSSIFPRAKIHHLDVTTSNHKVVWIVPERMECSFQKLFRFEYMWITDKGCSDTVEAVWRKDEDEPWDTKIITKVDNYGRELTCWSRQIFGSVKRELEKKRKQLIQAEKVAIHEGNSSLMKRLEGEINLLLDKEATMWRQR is encoded by the exons ATGAGTTTGTTAGTATGGAACTGTTGTGGGCTTGATAACTTACGTACAAAAGATCAGTTTGCAGAATTG GCTCACCTTTTAAATGGCATAAACATTTTGCGTGTTACACCGTGTGGGAAAGACTTGACAGAGTTGTGGCTACTAATGATTGGTTCTTCAATTTTTCCAAGAGCAAAAATCCATCACTTGGATGTTACAACATCTAATCATAAAGTTGTGTGGATAGTGCCCGAGAGAATGGAGTGCAGTTTTCAGAAACTATTTCGCTTTGAGTATATGTGGATAACGGATAAAGGCTGTAGTGACACAGTAGAAGCTGTTTGGAGGAAAGATGAGGATGAGCCATGGGATACAAAAATCATTACTAAGGTTGATAACTATGGTAGAGAGCTTACATGTTGGAGTAGGCAGATTTTTGGTAGTGTGAAGCGTGAActtgagaagaaaagaaagcaattGATCCAGGCAGAAAAGGTAGCAATCCATGAGGGAAATTCAAGTCTCATGAAACGATTGGAAGGTGAAATAAACTTGCTGCTTGATAAGGAAGCCACTATGTGGCggcaaagataa